The region CTGGGCGATCGCTTGCGCATTGCGTGCCTTGACGCCACGTCGTTGCGTGATTTCATGTTTGCCCGCTACGCCCTGGCGACCATTCCAGAAGGCGCGCTGTACCAGCCGATCTTGTATCTCGACACCGACATGGTCTGCGACGGCCCGTTGGAGAACCTGTTTCGCGAGGCCATGGACACCGACAAGATCCTTGCGCCTGCCGAACATCTCCTCCATTTGGATCAGTTCGACTGGTGGGGCGGAAAGGCCCTCTTTGAAAAGGATTCTTCTTCGGGCCTGACCATCAATGATTTTGGCATGAACTCCGGGAGCATCTGCGCCAAAAACCTTTTCGTTTTGCGCGAGTCTTTCGAGCTCATCCCACGGCTTCAGCGGGCACACGATACCCAGGCTTCTGAGCCATTGACCTTCGATCAACCTTTTTTCAATTACGTTGTTTACAAGCTTGGTCTCCAGGATCCCTCGGTTTTTCTTAAACACATCCGCCTCAACGGCCACGAGCAGCCCCCCTCCCCCAACGACCGCCGGGGGCTAGTCCACTTCATGGGAGGCGTTGGCAACAGCTCTCCCAAATTAAACCGTATGCGAGACTACGTTACCCTGCTCGACGCGCTGCCCTGATTATATTCCAATACGGTGCACCTGAAACGGCGTGGTTTGATACATTTCGTTGATCCAGTTGCCAAACAGCAAATGGGCATGGCCACGCCACGTATTCACCGGATCGCGGGTGGGGTCATCCGCGGGAAAGTAATACCGAGGCAAAATGATGGGAATGCCCGCCTTTTGGTCGCGAAAATACTCGTCGGCCAGGGTCCTGGTATCATATTCTAGATGATTGAACATGAAGAGACTACGCCGCGCCGGATCCTCGACCAGGCACAACCCGGTTTCGTCGCCTTCGGCCAGAACATGGACCGCCGATGGCAGATCGTCGCGGCGGACCTCGGTCCAGCGGGAGACGGGAATCGCCACGTCGTCGGAGAAGCCCCGCAAGAAAGGGGACGCCGGCTGGAGAATACGGTGAGGAAACACACCAAACGCCTTGCCACCGCGCTCATATTTCGGCACCCCATGGAAGTGGTGTAAGGCCGCCTGCGCCGCCCAGCAAATATGCAAGGCACGATGGACATGGGTCTGGGTCCAGTCAAAAATCCGCCGCAGTTCGTCCCAATAGCGCACCGCCTCGAACGGCAGCCGCTCCACCGGCGCCCCGGTCACAATAAACCCGTCGAAGCGCTCGG is a window of Pararhodospirillum photometricum DSM 122 DNA encoding:
- a CDS encoding homoserine O-succinyltransferase, producing MPIKIPDDLPARRTLEAEGVVVMREADAIRQDIRPMRIGLLNLMPNKMSTETQIARLIGATPLQVELTLVRITHHVARHTPADHMASFYRPWEDVRTERFDGFIVTGAPVERLPFEAVRYWDELRRIFDWTQTHVHRALHICWAAQAALHHFHGVPKYERGGKAFGVFPHRILQPASPFLRGFSDDVAIPVSRWTEVRRDDLPSAVHVLAEGDETGLCLVEDPARRSLFMFNHLEYDTRTLADEYFRDQKAGIPIILPRYYFPADDPTRDPVNTWRGHAHLLFGNWINEMYQTTPFQVHRIGI